GAGTGGCAAAAAGATTGCAGCGGATAGCGGGAATAGCTTCAAATAAAAAAAATATAAAATGTCAATAGAAACGATTTCATTATCGGGCAGGAAAAAAGAGGTTTCCGACAAAAAGATGACTTTTTGGGAGAGCCTGTACCTGGTAGCGATTGTAAAGGGGCTGTTCATCACGATCAGGCACCTTTTTACAAGGAAAGTGACCGTAAAATATCCGGAGCAGGTACGCGAGAGAAGTAAAGTCTACCGTGGGCAGCATTTGCTGAAACGCGACGAACAGGGAAGGGAAAATTGCACGGCCTGTGGGCTTTGTGCTTTGTCATGCCCGGCCGAAGCCATCACGATGACCGCTGCAGAGCGCAAACCGGAAGAAAAGCACCTGTACCGCGAAGAAAAATATGCGTCAGTATATGAAATCAATATGCTGCGTTGCATTTTCTGCGGACTGTGTGAAGAAGCCTGTCCGAAAGATGCGATTTACCTGACCGAATCAAAGGTGCTCGTGCCATCGCAATATCAGCGTGAGGATTTTATCTTCGGGAAACACAAACTGGTGATGCCGCTCACGCAGGCGATGCAGAATGCCCAACTTAAAAACGCGAACTGATGGCGACAGCTTTACTGATATTTTACATCCTTTCTGCCGTCACGCTGGCCAGCGCATTTTTGACGATTTATTCCAGAAACCCAATTCACAGTGCGATTTACCTCGTCATCTGTTTTTTCTCGATTGCTGGCCATTATCTGTTGCTTAATGCGCAGTTCCTGGCGATTGTGCATGTCATCGTGTATTCCGGGGCGATTATGATCCTGTTCCTGTTTACGGTGATGCTGATGAACCTGAACAAGGAAGATGAAGTGCATAAGCCACGGATGGCGCGTTTTGTGGCCATTACGCTTTTCGGGATCATGTGTGTGATATTGATTGCGCTGTTTATGAATTCGAAGCCTGTTTCCGATATCTACATTCAGGAAAACACCGACTATCAATCGATTAAGGTGTTGGGCCGTGTGCTGCTTGACGGAAAAGAGGGCTATATGGTGCCGTTTGAATTCGCTTCGGTATTGTTGCTGGTTGCGATGATCGGAACGGTATTGTTGTCTAAAAAAGAAATAACCGAAAAAAAATAAGATGCAGAATATATTAGAACAGATAGGCATACAGAATTATATTTTCCTTTCGGCAATCTTATTCTGCCTGGGTGTTTTCGGGGTGTTGTACCGCCGGAATGCGATTATCGTTTTCATGTCGATTGAAATCATGCTGAACGCGGTGAATTTGTTGTTCGTTGCTTTTTCAACGTATCATCAGGACGCCCAGGGACAGGTTTTTGTGTTTTTCTCGATGGCTGTTGCCGCTGCGGAAGTCGCCGTAGGATTGGCCATCGTGGTGTCTATTTTCAGAAATGTAGGCTCGATCGATGTGGCTTACCTTAAAAAATTAAAAGGATAATTAATGGATACCAATGTAGCTTTAGTGTTGTTATTAGCGCCTTTTATAGGTTTTCTTATCAATGTTTTCTTTGGTAAAAGCCTCGGCAAATCGGTTTCCGGTATGATTGGGACGGCCTCAGTAGTGGTATCTTTTATTATTACGCTGGTATTTTTCATGGACATCAACAATGGGCATGCTCCGGTTAAGATTACCGTATTTGACTGGATGGAAGTGGCCAATGTCAAGATTGGTTTCGGATTTCTTTTAGACCAGCTTTCGTTGTTGTGGCTGATGTTTGTCACGGGAATAGGATCGTTGATCCATCTGTATTCCATCAGTTATATGCACGATGATGAAAATATGCATAAATTTTTCGCTTACCTGAACCTGTTCGTATTTTTTATGATTACGCTCGTGATGGGAAGTAACCTTCTGGTGATGTTCATCGGTTGGGAAGGAGTTGGATTGTGTTCTTATCTGCTGATTGGTTTCTGGTACAAAAACCAGGATTATAATGATGCGGCGAAGAAGGCATTCATCATGAACCGTATCGGGGATCTCGGTTTGCTGATCG
The nucleotide sequence above comes from Flavobacterium magnum. Encoded proteins:
- a CDS encoding NuoI/complex I 23 kDa subunit family protein, with product MSIETISLSGRKKEVSDKKMTFWESLYLVAIVKGLFITIRHLFTRKVTVKYPEQVRERSKVYRGQHLLKRDEQGRENCTACGLCALSCPAEAITMTAAERKPEEKHLYREEKYASVYEINMLRCIFCGLCEEACPKDAIYLTESKVLVPSQYQREDFIFGKHKLVMPLTQAMQNAQLKNAN
- a CDS encoding NADH-quinone oxidoreductase subunit J family protein, with the protein product MATALLIFYILSAVTLASAFLTIYSRNPIHSAIYLVICFFSIAGHYLLLNAQFLAIVHVIVYSGAIMILFLFTVMLMNLNKEDEVHKPRMARFVAITLFGIMCVILIALFMNSKPVSDIYIQENTDYQSIKVLGRVLLDGKEGYMVPFEFASVLLLVAMIGTVLLSKKEITEKK
- the nuoK gene encoding NADH-quinone oxidoreductase subunit NuoK, with product MQNILEQIGIQNYIFLSAILFCLGVFGVLYRRNAIIVFMSIEIMLNAVNLLFVAFSTYHQDAQGQVFVFFSMAVAAAEVAVGLAIVVSIFRNVGSIDVAYLKKLKG